Proteins encoded together in one Bacteroides zhangwenhongii window:
- a CDS encoding MobC family plasmid mobilization relaxosome protein produces the protein MKGLVADLRQVRKYKELTATEKLKYRIAVKMTAADYFRLLTRSHEAGVSPSEYMRECFRNGHVKERLSEEHAGYIRQLCGMANNLNQLARKANAGGFHDERWDCKVAVARIHELITKIGI, from the coding sequence TTGAAGGGCTTAGTTGCGGATTTGAGGCAGGTAAGAAAATACAAAGAATTAACAGCAACCGAGAAACTGAAATACCGTATCGCAGTGAAAATGACGGCAGCCGACTACTTCCGCCTGCTGACACGATCGCATGAGGCGGGCGTATCACCAAGCGAGTACATGAGGGAATGTTTCCGTAACGGTCATGTGAAAGAACGGCTGTCGGAGGAACATGCCGGATACATCCGCCAACTCTGCGGCATGGCTAACAATCTCAACCAGCTTGCGCGTAAGGCAAACGCCGGAGGCTTCCACGATGAACGGTGGGACTGCAAGGTGGCAGTGGCAAGGATTCATGAACTTATAACCAAGATAGGGATATGA